A single window of Apus apus isolate bApuApu2 chromosome 18, bApuApu2.pri.cur, whole genome shotgun sequence DNA harbors:
- the TAX1BP3 gene encoding tax1-binding protein 3, whose translation MACVPGQPVAAVVQRIEIHKLRQGDNLILGFSIGGGIDQDPTQNPFSEDKTDKGIYVTRVTEGGPAEVAGLQIGDKIMQVNGWDMTMVTHDQARKRLTKRNEEVVRLLVTRQSLQKAVQQSMMS comes from the exons ATGGCCTGCGTGCCCGGGCAGCCGGTGGCCGCCGTGGTg CAAAGAATTGAAATCCATAAGCTTCGCCAAGGTGACAATTTGATTCTGGGATTCAGCATTGGAGGTGGCATTGATCAGGATCCTACTCAGAATCCATTCTCTGAAGACAAGACTGACAAG GGCATCTATGTAACAAGGGTGACAGAAGGTGGCCCAGCAGAAGTTGCAGGACTTCAGATTGGAGATAAGATCATGCAG GTGAATGGCTGGGATATGACAATGGTGACCCATGACCAGGCTAGGAAGAGGCTGACAAAAAGGAATGAAGAAGTGGTGAGGCTGCTGGTGACCAGGCAGTCCCTGCAGAAGGCTGTGCAACAATCCATGATGTCCTAA